One window of the Ruegeria sp. THAF33 genome contains the following:
- a CDS encoding type IV secretion system protein → MRQLLLTAAAVTALGLSGPATAQGVPTFDGSQLGQLVAQLEHMAEDLNVQMQQLATMRLELETQLSQLTNLEAQLTSLIEGSGLGELFATVEEFRALRGKLVAPLNTAQSLASGDFLSGFNPGAELSASVERVLSGSGFTSERLSTLSGSDQPADNRIAASAGASAMLSVAAQESHEEAGQSLERLETMVGLIDDQDGLKAAVDLNTRVTAELGIILTQIWRLEAAQGVSAGQLGVVDAATLADERKFRSMAVDP, encoded by the coding sequence ATGAGACAGCTTCTCCTGACCGCCGCCGCGGTCACCGCGCTCGGGCTCAGCGGGCCCGCCACGGCTCAGGGCGTGCCGACCTTCGATGGCTCGCAGCTTGGCCAACTCGTCGCCCAGCTCGAACACATGGCTGAGGATCTAAATGTCCAGATGCAGCAACTCGCCACCATGCGGCTGGAACTGGAAACCCAGCTGTCGCAGCTCACAAACCTTGAGGCGCAACTGACCTCGCTGATCGAGGGCAGCGGGTTGGGCGAGCTCTTCGCAACAGTCGAGGAATTCCGCGCGCTGCGCGGCAAGCTCGTGGCTCCTCTCAACACCGCGCAGTCCTTGGCCAGCGGCGATTTCCTCAGCGGCTTCAATCCCGGTGCGGAACTCTCGGCCTCCGTCGAGCGCGTGCTGTCGGGCAGCGGCTTCACCTCGGAGCGCCTGAGCACGCTCTCGGGATCGGATCAGCCCGCCGACAACCGCATAGCCGCCTCCGCCGGAGCCAGCGCCATGCTGTCCGTCGCCGCGCAGGAAAGCCACGAGGAGGCAGGCCAAAGCCTCGAGCGGCTCGAGACCATGGTCGGGCTCATCGATGATCAGGACGGTCTAAAGGCCGCTGTCGATCTCAACACCCGCGTCACCGCCGAGCTCGGCATCATCCTGACCCAAATCTGGCGGCTGGAAGCGGCGCAAGGCGTCAGTGCCGGCCAGCTTGGCGTCGTC
- a CDS encoding lytic transglycosylase domain-containing protein translates to MNRAAIISAGLCLGLGTLPAHAQGVPTQDNSAIGRAIARVTALAEDLGVQQDKDRTESTLADVQADQLRVLEEMTAAITGPGFDIRALEGNADFGVAAVYPNTDASPMVSRLFGEGRETVEMMIVEVAGEFAGAPGVARAGLSATQWRCLFQALIKQESRFNVAAESPVGAYGLTQLMPGTASDLGVDRYDVKDNLRGGARYITTQLGRFGNIPHALAAYNAGPGRVIEYGGVPPFAETQGYVRNISKFYNEYLAVVGGADALGTLSPSDFALAEYASISEAGVYYAADSSATTEQVINRLRAIILQIDAQPNAKAAWELNTYAKAEIARILNLRVRLMAANQQREAAYAQHLVADRLAERDFMQMGVPE, encoded by the coding sequence ATGAACCGCGCCGCGATCATATCCGCCGGGCTTTGCCTCGGCCTCGGTACCCTGCCCGCGCATGCCCAAGGGGTTCCGACGCAGGACAATTCCGCGATCGGCCGCGCCATCGCACGGGTGACGGCATTGGCCGAGGATCTGGGCGTGCAGCAGGACAAGGACCGCACCGAGTCCACGCTGGCCGACGTCCAGGCCGACCAACTGCGCGTCCTCGAGGAGATGACCGCCGCGATCACCGGCCCCGGCTTCGATATCCGCGCGCTCGAGGGCAATGCGGATTTCGGGGTGGCGGCGGTCTACCCGAACACCGATGCGAGTCCGATGGTGAGCCGCCTTTTTGGCGAGGGCCGCGAGACCGTCGAGATGATGATCGTCGAGGTCGCGGGCGAGTTCGCAGGCGCGCCGGGTGTGGCCCGCGCCGGCCTCTCCGCCACCCAGTGGCGCTGCCTCTTCCAGGCCCTGATCAAGCAGGAGAGCCGCTTCAACGTCGCCGCCGAAAGCCCGGTCGGCGCCTATGGGCTGACCCAGCTCATGCCTGGAACCGCGTCTGACCTCGGCGTCGATCGCTATGATGTGAAGGACAACCTGCGCGGCGGCGCGCGTTACATCACCACGCAGTTGGGCCGCTTCGGCAACATCCCCCATGCGCTTGCGGCCTATAACGCCGGACCGGGCCGGGTCATCGAATATGGCGGCGTGCCGCCCTTTGCCGAAACCCAGGGCTACGTGCGCAACATCTCGAAGTTCTACAACGAATACCTGGCTGTCGTTGGCGGCGCCGACGCGCTCGGGACGCTCTCGCCCTCGGATTTTGCACTGGCCGAATATGCCAGCATCTCCGAGGCAGGCGTCTATTACGCCGCCGATAGTTCGGCAACGACCGAGCAAGTGATCAACCGCCTCCGCGCGATCATCCTGCAGATCGATGCGCAGCCCAATGCCAAGGCGGCCTGGGAACTCAACACCTACGCCAAGGCCGAGATCGCCCGCATTCTCAATCTTCGTGTCCGGCTGATGGCCGCCAACCAGCAGCGCGAGGCAGCCTACGCGCAGCACCTCGTCGCCGACCGATTGGCCGAGCGCGACTTCATGCAAATGGGAGTTCCCGAATGA